The following proteins are encoded in a genomic region of Sorangiineae bacterium MSr12523:
- the rpmH gene encoding 50S ribosomal protein L34, producing the protein MKRTYQPHNLRRIRTHGFRARMATRGGQQVLANRRRKGRKRLAVSIYKK; encoded by the coding sequence ATGAAACGCACTTACCAGCCGCACAACCTCCGCCGCATTCGGACGCACGGGTTTCGCGCCCGCATGGCTACGCGTGGAGGGCAGCAAGTGCTCGCGAACCGTCGTCGTAAGGGTCGCAAGCGTCTCGCTGTCAGCATCTACAAGAAGTAA
- the rnpA gene encoding ribonuclease P protein component: protein MQSATSGSERVSSRHYYFLIAPSPDGRASSRPPNDVPSPALARLGLIVTRKLGGAVVRNRIKRICRECFRRLAQDERWVAAGTDVVVIARAGAEKLSMTDALAEWEKLRPVIRKRSLQALAKASNKGHLSPPGQRS, encoded by the coding sequence ATTCAATCGGCAACCTCCGGGAGCGAACGCGTCTCCAGCCGGCATTACTATTTTCTCATAGCCCCATCACCCGACGGGCGCGCTTCGTCGCGCCCGCCGAACGATGTTCCCTCGCCCGCGCTTGCGCGTTTGGGCCTCATCGTCACCCGTAAATTGGGCGGCGCCGTGGTCCGTAACCGCATCAAGCGCATCTGTCGAGAGTGCTTCCGGCGTCTTGCCCAGGATGAACGCTGGGTTGCGGCCGGAACGGACGTCGTGGTGATCGCGCGTGCAGGGGCCGAAAAGCTTTCCATGACGGACGCGCTCGCCGAATGGGAGAAATTGCGACCGGTGATCCGCAAGCGCTCGTTACAAGCGCTGGCCAAAGCATCGAACAAGGGTCATCTTTCGCCACCAGGTCAGCGAAGCTAA